In Candidatus Binatia bacterium, a genomic segment contains:
- a CDS encoding TadE/TadG family type IV pilus assembly protein — MKSISNKGQALVEFALLLPFLVLLLLPTIDLGRIFYFAMAVTQAARAGAEYGFHNQTDSAGMTAAAVATGADVGLTTSDVTTADMYWRCPSDATTTKHTNFPIPPASCGTGIAAVVYVRIVVTKDFSLLYSYPWVADTLTITRSAEMRVQ, encoded by the coding sequence ATGAAATCTATATCGAATAAGGGCCAAGCCCTGGTTGAATTTGCTTTGCTCTTGCCGTTTCTCGTCCTGCTGCTCCTGCCGACGATCGATCTGGGACGAATCTTTTATTTTGCAATGGCGGTGACCCAGGCGGCGCGCGCGGGCGCGGAGTATGGATTTCACAATCAGACGGATTCTGCGGGCATGACGGCGGCGGCAGTGGCTACCGGCGCCGACGTAGGCTTGACCACAAGCGACGTGACCACAGCCGACATGTACTGGCGCTGTCCGAGCGATGCAACGACGACGAAGCATACCAATTTTCCAATCCCACCGGCAAGCTGCGGGACCGGCATCGCGGCTGTCGTCTACGTCAGGATCGTAGTCACCAAGGACTTTAGCCTGCTTTACAGCTATCCCTGGGTCGCCGACACGCTTACAATAACAAGATCCGCAGAAATGCGGGTGCAATAA
- a CDS encoding DUF192 domain-containing protein, which translates to MPIINLDKNTWLATKVRKADSFLTRLVGLIKRNKLGPEEALWLIPSKGVHTVGMKFPIDVIFLDKNYKVVDVVPAMVPYRATKIHLTAYSALELPKGAIGKSRTEPGDRLDISQAESSAVDDLRETQLNEVG; encoded by the coding sequence ATGCCGATCATTAACCTCGACAAGAACACGTGGCTCGCGACCAAAGTCAGAAAAGCCGACAGCTTTTTAACCCGGCTGGTGGGACTGATCAAAAGAAATAAGCTTGGCCCCGAAGAGGCGCTCTGGCTGATCCCCAGCAAAGGGGTTCACACCGTCGGGATGAAGTTCCCTATCGACGTCATCTTCCTGGATAAGAACTATAAAGTCGTGGACGTAGTTCCGGCCATGGTTCCCTATCGCGCCACCAAGATTCATCTGACGGCTTACAGTGCCTTGGAGTTGCCCAAAGGCGCGATCGGAAAATCTCGCACCGAACCGGGAGACCGGCTGGACATATCGCAGGCGGAATCCTCGGCGGTCGATGATTTGAGAGAGACCCAACTGAACGAAGTCGGGTAA
- a CDS encoding pilus assembly protein TadG-related protein: MQKPFLYRYAESQGGQVIVLAALLLIPVVGIIGVAIDAGFLFQLKRNMQTAADSAAVAGALETRKGSNITAITTAAEDDAALNGFTKGVDNVNVTVNSPPASGQYSASDDYIEVIVNQRKSTFFIRVLSLISSDDFSTATVAARAVAGPKPLPECIWALNPLAVTGLTVAGTASINAAECGVYVRSSSSTAMILNGGACVHVKEIDIVGNYTGGCATPTPRTNAPAKSDPLRSLPAPTPSLPCILPLPTQRNFNPGTYCTIAVSGNEAWTFNPGTYYIVGGFTIGGNATVTGNGVTFYIAAGGSVSFAGTGAVRLSAPTSGTYKGVLLFQGRTNPIPAAMSGGSNKIFNGTIYVPGAVLSFSGGSCSESRTVLIADIITISGSTCFAQPTNAPSGPGNVVLAE; encoded by the coding sequence ATGCAGAAGCCATTTCTTTACAGGTACGCAGAGTCCCAAGGCGGACAGGTCATCGTTCTGGCCGCTTTATTGCTGATTCCGGTTGTAGGCATCATCGGGGTAGCCATAGATGCAGGCTTCCTTTTCCAGCTCAAAAGGAACATGCAGACGGCCGCTGATAGCGCTGCCGTTGCGGGAGCCCTAGAGACACGGAAGGGCAGTAACATAACTGCGATCACCACGGCGGCCGAGGACGACGCGGCCTTAAACGGGTTTACAAAAGGGGTGGACAACGTAAACGTCACAGTCAACAGTCCGCCAGCGAGCGGGCAGTATAGCGCCAGCGACGACTATATCGAGGTGATCGTTAATCAGAGGAAATCGACCTTCTTTATCCGCGTCCTGTCTCTCATCTCATCCGACGACTTCAGCACCGCCACAGTTGCGGCCCGGGCTGTCGCCGGCCCTAAGCCTTTGCCCGAGTGCATCTGGGCACTGAATCCCTTGGCGGTCACGGGATTGACGGTCGCTGGCACCGCCAGTATTAACGCCGCAGAGTGCGGCGTCTATGTCAGATCAAGCTCGAGCACTGCGATGATCCTCAATGGAGGCGCGTGTGTGCACGTCAAAGAAATCGACATCGTGGGAAACTACACAGGCGGTTGTGCCACCCCCACCCCAAGAACCAACGCTCCGGCAAAGTCCGATCCGCTGAGAAGTCTACCGGCGCCCACCCCCAGTCTCCCCTGCATTCTACCGCTGCCGACACAGCGGAATTTTAACCCGGGTACTTATTGTACGATTGCCGTCAGTGGCAACGAGGCGTGGACCTTCAATCCAGGCACCTATTATATCGTCGGCGGCTTCACGATAGGCGGTAACGCAACCGTCACGGGCAACGGGGTAACTTTTTATATCGCAGCAGGAGGAAGCGTCAGCTTCGCCGGAACCGGTGCAGTGAGGCTCTCGGCTCCGACCAGTGGAACCTATAAAGGTGTTCTCCTGTTCCAGGGCCGCACTAACCCGATTCCGGCCGCGATGTCGGGAGGCTCTAACAAAATCTTCAATGGGACAATCTACGTTCCCGGCGCCGTCCTTTCTTTTTCAGGAGGGAGTTGCTCCGAATCTCGCACTGTGCTCATTGCCGATATTATCACAATTTCGGGTTCAACCTGTTTTGCGCAGCCCACGAACGCTCCATCGGGCCCCGGAAATGTAGTGCTCGCGGAATGA
- a CDS encoding sigma-54 dependent transcriptional regulator: MSNIHTLVIYGLGAPVAPVQKSLEERGLSIHLSSSWEEAERAYSFLLDQVKYIFVDVAMCQGPGWEKFVYRSRIGGSSATLVTFHAEFPQNLQYLLGCQIEADSPRPEESFSQQIIAEGTKFREVLDLATRYAKHDVTILITGETGTGKEVVARYICDESPRKTGPFVPCNVSAIPDTLVESELFGHVKGAFTGADKNKMGLIESAEGGTLFFDEIGDLSPNIQLKLLRFLESREYYRIGDSSAKTADVRIVAATNRNLEQAISNDSFRKDLYYRLNSARIILPPLYERREDVLPLVEHFIRRACGPNPKPAKKLSSSVKALFLDYPWPGNVRELKNVIESALMVSDEEYVTVADLPMHLQQYATGHRVEIGAKAIRTIEQAEREVVEEAIRKSDNNKMKAAELLGISPRTLYRKLAKFAAAAEQSYSHSELSKMAV, from the coding sequence ATGTCCAATATCCACACACTGGTGATTTACGGACTGGGCGCTCCGGTCGCTCCGGTTCAAAAGTCCCTCGAAGAGCGGGGCTTATCGATCCATCTGAGCAGTAGCTGGGAAGAAGCCGAACGTGCCTACTCCTTCCTTTTAGATCAGGTCAAATATATCTTCGTTGATGTCGCCATGTGCCAGGGCCCGGGCTGGGAGAAGTTCGTTTATCGGTCCAGGATCGGCGGCTCAAGCGCTACGCTGGTTACCTTTCATGCCGAGTTTCCCCAAAACCTTCAATACCTTCTTGGCTGCCAGATCGAGGCCGACAGTCCTCGGCCGGAAGAATCATTCTCGCAGCAAATAATCGCGGAAGGGACAAAGTTCCGCGAGGTCCTGGACTTGGCAACTCGTTATGCCAAGCACGACGTAACCATCCTAATCACCGGCGAGACGGGCACCGGTAAAGAGGTGGTGGCTCGCTACATTTGCGATGAGAGTCCGAGAAAGACCGGGCCGTTCGTTCCGTGCAACGTCAGCGCGATTCCGGATACCCTGGTCGAGAGCGAGCTATTCGGACACGTCAAAGGCGCGTTCACCGGAGCCGATAAGAACAAAATGGGGCTGATCGAGTCTGCCGAAGGGGGAACGCTGTTTTTCGATGAGATCGGAGATCTCTCTCCGAATATTCAACTGAAGCTTTTGCGCTTTTTGGAAAGCCGCGAATACTACAGGATCGGAGACTCTTCGGCTAAAACCGCCGACGTGCGCATTGTCGCCGCGACCAACCGAAATCTCGAGCAGGCCATCTCGAACGACAGCTTTCGCAAGGACCTTTATTATCGATTGAACAGCGCCCGCATCATCTTGCCGCCGCTGTATGAGCGCAGGGAAGATGTTCTGCCTTTGGTCGAGCACTTTATCCGCCGGGCTTGTGGGCCGAATCCCAAACCAGCAAAAAAGTTAAGCAGCTCGGTCAAGGCGTTGTTTTTGGATTATCCATGGCCGGGCAATGTCCGGGAACTCAAGAATGTGATCGAGAGCGCGCTGATGGTTTCGGATGAGGAGTACGTGACCGTCGCCGACCTGCCGATGCATTTGCAGCAGTACGCGACCGGTCACCGGGTAGAGATCGGCGCCAAGGCGATTCGGACCATCGAGCAGGCTGAAAGGGAAGTGGTGGAGGAGGCAATCCGAAAGTCTGATAACAACAAGATGAAGGCCGCCGAGTTGCTTGGCATATCTCCCCGAACACTCTATCGCAAGCTAGCAAAATTTGCCGCGGCAGCCGAGCAAAGTTATTCCCATTCGGAACTCAGCAAGATGGCTGTCTAG
- a CDS encoding TadE/TadG family type IV pilus assembly protein, with protein MIRGEAGQSTVEFALILLLFLMVILGIFEGSRLIFDYNIVSEAAREGVRYATVRGSACALPDGSSCTASATQISGYVQSKAVGRPVTVNVTWPAPPDPGSTVVVQVTSSFTPVVWFIPAVDLSSEARMVIAR; from the coding sequence GTGATTCGAGGCGAGGCGGGCCAGAGCACCGTAGAGTTTGCCCTGATCCTCCTCCTTTTCCTGATGGTAATCTTGGGCATCTTTGAAGGCAGTCGATTGATCTTTGACTACAACATTGTCTCGGAAGCCGCGAGAGAGGGAGTTCGCTATGCCACGGTTCGCGGGAGCGCCTGTGCTCTTCCCGACGGCTCCTCCTGTACCGCCTCCGCGACCCAGATCAGTGGCTACGTTCAGAGCAAAGCCGTAGGGCGGCCTGTGACCGTGAACGTGACCTGGCCCGCCCCCCCCGACCCAGGGAGCACCGTCGTGGTCCAAGTGACCTCTTCTTTCACGCCCGTGGTGTGGTTTATCCCGGCCGTCGACCTCTCAAGCGAAGCCCGAATGGTGATCGCCCGCTAG